From a single Nicotiana tomentosiformis chromosome 2, ASM39032v3, whole genome shotgun sequence genomic region:
- the LOC104111147 gene encoding uncharacterized protein, translating to MWRQLRKFSSSSSAKEKKWDALIIGGGHNGLTSAAYLARSGLSVAVLERRHIIGGAAVTEELIPGFKFSRCSYLQSLLRPCVIKELELKRHGLKLLKRNPSSFTPCRDGRYLLLGPDKELNYSEISKFSKSDADAYSRYESQLDKFCEFLDPLLDSSTPETLQGSSHLNTRMKHRLQNSAFWANFLRRALHLGQKDLVDLMDLLLAPASKVLNNWFETDVLKATLATDAVIGTTASVHTPGSGYVLLHHVMGESDGDRGIWSYVEGGMGSVSLAIAAAAKEAGASILTNAEVSKLMIEDSGRVHGVMLADGTILHSSVVLSNATPFKTFMDLVPDDVLPHDFHNAIKCSDYRSATTKINLAVDRLPQFQCCNLSHPDAGPQHSGTIHIGPESMEEMHIAAQDAENGLPSRRPIIEMTIPTVFDKTISPSGKHVIGLFIQYTPYKPSDGSWENPGYRESFAQRCFSMIDEYAPGFSSSIIGYDMLTPPDLEREIGLTGGNIFHGSMGLDSLFLMRPVKGWSNYRTPIEGLYLCGSGAHPGGGVMGAPGRNAAHVVITDLKKS from the exons ATGTGGAGACAATTACGAAAATTTAGCAGCAGCTCCAGTGCGAAAGAGAAGAAATGGGATGCTCTGATAATCGGCGGTGGCCACAACGGCCTTACATCAGCCGCATATCTCGCTCGCTCCGGTCTCTCCGTTGCCGTTCTCGAGAGGCGCCACATCATAGGCGGTGCTGCTGTCACTGAAGAACTCATTCCTGGCTTCAAGTTTTCTCGTTGTAGTTACCTCCAAAGCCTCCTTAGACCCTGCGTTATTAA AGAATTGGAGCTGAAGAGACATGGATTGAAGCTATTAAAGAGGAATCCTTCATCATTCACGCCTTGTCGTGACGGACGTTATCTTCTGCTTGGTCCTGATAAGGAGCTCAACTATTCTGAGATTTCAAAGTTTTCTAAATCTGATGCAGATGCTTACTCAAG GTATGAGAGTCAACTAGACAAGTTCTGCGAGTTTTTGGACCCACTTCTGGATTCATCTACACCGGAAACTTTACAAGGCTCTTCACATCTCAATACTCGTATGAAGCACAGATTACAAAATTCAGCCTTTTGGGCTAATTTTCTACGCCGAGCACTCCACTTGGGACAAAAGGACCTAGT GGATTTGATGGACCTTTTACTCGCCCCAGCTTCGAAGGTTTTGAATAACTGGTTTGAG ACTGATGTTCTgaaagcaactcttgcaactgatGCAGTAATAGGGACTACG GCAAGTGTCCATACACCTGGAAGTGGATATGTGTTGCTACATCACGTGATGGGAGAATCTGATGGTGATCGTGGTATTTGGTC GTATGTTGAAGGGGGAATGGGCTCGGTGTCATTGGCTATAGCTGCTGCTGCAAAGGAGGCTGGTGCATCCATATTGACAAATGCCGAA GTCTCAAAATTGATGATTGAAGACAGTGGCAGAGTTCATGGG GTGATGCTGGCAGACGGAACCATATTGCATTCTTCTGTTGTTTTATCCAATGCAACGCCATTCAAAACTTTCATG GATCTTGTGCCAGATGATGTGCTTCCTCACGATTTTCATAATGCTATCAAGTGCTCTGATTATCGCTCT GCTACTACTAAAatcaatttggccgttgacagATTACCACAGTTCCAGTGCTGCAATTTAAGTCATCCAGATGCTGGTCCGCAGCATAGTGGTACCATTCACATAGGACCAGAGAG TATGGAAGAGATGCACATTGCTGCTCAGGATGCTGAAAATGGCTTACCATCTCGCCGGCCCATAATTGAGATGACAATTCCTACTGTCTTTGACAAGACAATCTCTCCATCAG GAAAACATGTGATTGGTTTATTCATCCAGTACACACCTTATAAACCATCCGATGGCAGCTGGGAAAATCCTGGATATAGA GAATCATTCGCCCAGAGATGCTTTAGCATGATAGATGAATATGCTCCTGGATTTAGCTCATCAATTATTGGGTATGATATGTTGACTCCTCCAGATCTTGAAAGAGAAATTGGTTTGACAG GAGGCAATATATTCCACGGATCCATGGGATTAGATTCTTTGTTTTTAATGCGGCCGGTGAAAGGATG GTCAAATTATCGGACTCCAATTGAAGGTCTATACCTATGTGGCAGCGGGGCACATCCCGGTGGTGGAGTAATGGGCGCCCCAGGACGCAATGCTGCGCATGTTGTCATTACAGACTTAAAGAAATCATGA
- the LOC104111148 gene encoding AP-3 complex subunit sigma-like: MIKAVMVINTLGKPRLSKFYEFQPAEKQQELIRHVYAVLSNRPDNVSNFIRSLGSIFGPDTRLVYKHYATLYFVFLFDNSENELAMLDLIQVFVETLDKCFRSVCELDVVFNYSKMHTILDEIILGGQVLETDSVEVMKAVEEITKLESTTSASTLINNSIPSWWAR, from the exons ATGATAAAGGCGGTAATGGTTATTAACACCCTCGGCAAGCCTCGCCTTTCCAAATTCTACGAATTTCAG CCAGCGGAGAAGCAACAAGAGCTCATACGTCATGTATACGCAG TGTTAAGCAACAGGCCTGACAATGTGAGCAATTTTATTCGGAGCTTGGGTTCAATTTTCGGTCCG GATACAAGGCTCGTGTATAAGCACTATGCTACCTTATATTTCGTGTTTCTATTTGATAACTCTGAGAATGAGTTGGCCATGCTCGATCTAATACAAG TTTTTGTGGAAACACTGGACAAATGCTTCAGAAGTGTATGCGAACTTGATGTAGTATTCAATTATAGCAAG ATGCATACCATTTTAGATGAAATAATTTTAGGTGGTCAAGTGCTAGAAACAGATTCTGTTGAAGTTATGAAAGCAGTTGAGGAGATTACAAA ATTAGAGTCAACCACAAGTGCTAGCACATTGATCAACAATTCTATTCCTTCTTGGTGGGCTAGATAG